In Saccharothrix syringae, the following are encoded in one genomic region:
- the pth gene encoding aminoacyl-tRNA hydrolase — protein sequence MADELHLVVGLGNPGPKYEGNRHNVGFLVLDVLADRVGGRFKAHKGGAEVVEGRLAGRRVVLAKPRGYMNTSGGPVAGTAKFYKVPPASIVVVHDELDLPFGTVRLKLGGGENGHNGLRSITKSLGTKDYHRVRFGIDRPPGRMDPADYVLRDFSAVERKELAFELDRTADAVEALLELGLEGAQNKVH from the coding sequence GTGGCCGATGAGCTGCACCTGGTCGTGGGGTTGGGCAACCCCGGCCCCAAGTACGAGGGCAACCGGCACAACGTGGGCTTCCTGGTGCTGGACGTGCTCGCCGACCGCGTGGGCGGCCGGTTCAAGGCCCACAAGGGCGGCGCGGAGGTGGTCGAGGGCCGGCTGGCCGGCCGCCGGGTCGTGCTCGCCAAGCCGCGCGGCTACATGAACACCTCCGGCGGGCCCGTGGCGGGCACCGCGAAGTTCTACAAGGTGCCGCCCGCGTCGATCGTCGTGGTGCACGACGAGCTGGACCTGCCGTTCGGCACGGTGCGCCTCAAGCTCGGCGGCGGGGAGAACGGGCACAACGGGCTGCGGTCGATCACCAAGTCGCTGGGCACCAAGGACTACCACCGGGTGCGCTTCGGCATCGACCGGCCGCCGGGCCGGATGGACCCGGCCGACTACGTGCTGCGCGACTTCTCCGCGGTCGAGCGCAAGGAGCTGGCCTTCGAGCTGGACCGCACGGCCGACGCGGTCGAGGCGCTGCTGGAGCTGGGGCTGGAAGGCGCCCAGAACAAGGTGCACTGA
- a CDS encoding DivIVA domain-containing protein, whose product MSAQDLRQVAFHRPPPGRPGYDEGQVDAFLDRVEATLLGRDDVTERDVRTVRFRPAVPGYHATEVDAFMDLVAETLGSTPQRRQAAAPARGAHATSTGMRPAPGLTPQDVRGVRFHKPRPGNRGYHEGEIDAFLERIEDTLAGRDGLTALEVQEKRFGYAPPGMVGYDEDDVDTFLDLVVVTLERRPPPASQRKPDSRPPVQRASASSPGFKPASASSPALRPASASSPGLRPASASSPGLAPVHPITPPVRPRPGPGTRPLTARDVRTASFGKPPRGRRGYQESQVDRFLDRVENTLLGQDDLTAREVREVRFSRPMFGRRGYDETEVDAFLARVEKQLADGPPDPASLPPITSWKQLRRLKVPLAGPAARGYRTSQVDRLLEEVGIALDGMVGASSAEVAKTRFAHSLMPGQGYDCAFVDELMPLLVAELRKRGR is encoded by the coding sequence TTGAGCGCGCAGGATCTGCGGCAGGTCGCCTTCCACCGCCCCCCTCCCGGCCGGCCGGGGTACGACGAGGGCCAGGTGGACGCCTTCCTCGACCGGGTCGAGGCGACCCTGCTGGGTCGGGACGACGTGACCGAGCGGGACGTGCGCACGGTCCGGTTCAGACCCGCGGTGCCCGGCTACCACGCCACCGAGGTCGACGCCTTCATGGACCTCGTCGCGGAGACCCTGGGTTCGACGCCGCAGCGCCGCCAGGCCGCCGCGCCCGCCCGGGGCGCGCACGCCACGTCGACCGGGATGCGCCCCGCGCCGGGGCTGACGCCCCAGGACGTGCGCGGCGTGCGGTTCCACAAGCCCCGCCCCGGCAACCGCGGGTACCACGAGGGCGAGATCGACGCGTTCCTGGAGCGGATCGAGGACACCCTGGCGGGCCGGGACGGCCTGACCGCGCTGGAGGTGCAGGAGAAGCGGTTCGGCTACGCCCCGCCGGGCATGGTCGGGTACGACGAGGACGACGTGGACACGTTCCTCGACCTGGTCGTGGTGACGCTGGAGCGCCGACCGCCGCCGGCCTCCCAGCGCAAGCCCGACTCGCGCCCGCCCGTGCAGCGCGCGTCCGCCTCGTCGCCCGGGTTCAAGCCGGCCTCCGCCTCGTCGCCCGCGCTCCGGCCCGCCTCCGCCTCGTCACCCGGGCTCCGGCCCGCCTCCGCCTCGTCACCCGGGCTCGCCCCCGTGCACCCGATCACGCCGCCGGTGCGGCCGCGCCCCGGCCCCGGCACCCGGCCGCTGACCGCGCGGGACGTGCGGACCGCGTCGTTCGGCAAACCGCCGCGCGGCCGCCGCGGCTACCAGGAGTCCCAGGTCGACCGGTTCCTGGACCGCGTGGAGAACACCCTGCTCGGGCAGGACGACCTGACCGCGCGGGAGGTGCGCGAGGTCCGCTTCAGCCGCCCCATGTTCGGGCGGCGCGGGTACGACGAGACCGAGGTGGACGCGTTCCTGGCGAGGGTGGAGAAGCAGCTCGCCGACGGGCCGCCGGACCCGGCCTCGCTGCCCCCGATCACGTCCTGGAAGCAGCTGCGCCGGCTCAAGGTGCCCCTGGCCGGACCCGCGGCGCGCGGCTACCGGACCTCGCAGGTGGACCGGCTGCTGGAGGAGGTCGGCATCGCCCTGGACGGCATGGTCGGCGCGTCGTCGGCCGAGGTGGCCAAGACCAGGTTCGCCCACTCGCTCATGCCGGGCCAGGGCTACGACTGCGCGTTCGTCGACGAGCTGATGCCGCTGCTGGTGGCGGAGCTGCGCAAGCGGGGCAGGTAG
- a CDS encoding ribose-phosphate diphosphokinase, translating into MAGTPKKNLMLFGGRAYPELTEQVAKHLNVSVTPQSAYDFANGEIFVRFEESVRGCDAFVVQSHCAPINQWLMEQLIMVDALKRASAKRITVIMPFYPYARQDKKHRGREPISARLVADLFKTAGADRLVAVDLHTAQIQGFFDGPVDHLWAMPLLAEHIRNKYAGQELTVVSPDAGRTKLAEKWADTLGGAPIAFIHKTRDPLRPNEVVANRVVGQVRDRLCVVIDDMIDTGGTITKAVEQLLAEGASDVVIAATHPVLSGPAVERLQECGAREVVFTDTLPIPAEKRFEAMTVLPIAPLLARVIQEVFEDGSVTSLFDGNA; encoded by the coding sequence ATGGCCGGGACGCCGAAGAAGAACCTGATGCTGTTCGGGGGGCGGGCCTATCCCGAGCTGACCGAGCAGGTGGCCAAGCACCTGAACGTGTCGGTCACCCCGCAGTCGGCGTACGACTTCGCCAACGGCGAGATCTTCGTGCGCTTCGAGGAGAGCGTGCGCGGCTGCGACGCGTTCGTGGTCCAGTCGCACTGCGCGCCCATCAACCAGTGGCTGATGGAGCAGCTGATCATGGTGGACGCGCTCAAGCGCGCCTCCGCCAAGCGGATCACCGTGATCATGCCGTTCTACCCGTACGCGCGGCAGGACAAGAAGCACCGCGGCCGCGAGCCGATCTCCGCCCGCCTGGTGGCGGACCTGTTCAAGACCGCGGGCGCCGACCGGCTGGTGGCCGTCGACCTGCACACCGCGCAGATCCAGGGCTTCTTCGACGGCCCGGTGGACCACCTGTGGGCCATGCCGCTGCTCGCCGAGCACATCCGCAACAAGTACGCGGGCCAGGAGCTGACCGTGGTCTCGCCGGACGCGGGCCGCACCAAGCTGGCCGAGAAGTGGGCGGACACCCTGGGCGGCGCGCCCATCGCGTTCATCCACAAGACGCGCGACCCGCTGCGCCCGAACGAGGTCGTGGCCAACCGCGTGGTCGGCCAGGTGCGGGACCGCCTGTGCGTGGTGATCGACGACATGATCGACACCGGCGGCACCATCACCAAGGCGGTCGAGCAGCTGCTCGCCGAGGGCGCGTCCGACGTGGTCATCGCGGCGACCCACCCGGTCCTGTCGGGCCCGGCGGTGGAGCGGTTGCAGGAGTGCGGCGCGCGTGAGGTGGTGTTCACCGACACGCTGCCGATCCCGGCCGAGAAGCGGTTCGAGGCGATGACGGTGCTGCCGATCGCGCCGCTGCTGGCGCGCGTGATCCAGGAGGTCTTCGAGGACGGCTCGGTGACCTCGCTGTTCGACGGCAACGCCTGA
- a CDS encoding DUF2382 domain-containing protein, with the protein MTNVLERATHWHHREVLDPNGDKIGTVEQVWFADDDSGPGRVSVNTGLFGLRRSFLPIRGLTEGPGGELRTPYREDQVKDAPNVDASDDHLDSDEERRLYDHYGLGAGQRQAGTTDHGTARHAARDTARDTVARHRADHATTRSEEHPRVGAERREAGRARLREYAVTGTEQVPGPATPEAGHEVTPREERTDTDASRHGR; encoded by the coding sequence ATGACCAACGTCCTGGAACGCGCCACCCACTGGCACCACCGCGAGGTCCTCGACCCGAACGGCGACAAGATCGGCACCGTCGAGCAGGTGTGGTTCGCCGACGACGACAGCGGCCCCGGCCGGGTGTCGGTCAACACCGGCCTGTTCGGGCTGCGGCGGTCGTTCCTGCCGATCCGGGGGCTGACCGAGGGGCCCGGCGGCGAGCTGCGCACGCCCTACCGCGAGGACCAGGTGAAGGACGCGCCGAACGTGGACGCCTCCGACGACCACCTCGACAGCGACGAGGAGCGGCGGCTCTACGACCACTACGGCCTGGGCGCCGGGCAGCGGCAGGCCGGCACGACCGACCACGGGACCGCCCGCCACGCGGCTCGCGACACGGCTCGTGACACGGTCGCCCGCCACCGCGCGGACCACGCCACGACCCGCTCGGAGGAGCACCCGCGGGTGGGCGCCGAGCGGCGCGAGGCGGGCCGGGCCCGGCTGCGCGAGTACGCGGTGACCGGCACCGAGCAGGTGCCCGGCCCGGCCACCCCCGAGGCCGGGCACGAGGTGACGCCGCGCGAGGAGCGCACCGACACCGACGCCTCCCGCCACGGGCGCTGA
- a CDS encoding ABC-F family ATP-binding cassette domain-containing protein, whose protein sequence is MANLVNLENVSKSFGVRPLLDGVSLGVGAGDRIGVVGLNGGGKTTLLEVLAGVAEPDEGRVSRNRDLRMAVVTQRTELPEGSTVRNAVLDPLGYGAEHEWAADARVRSILDGLGITGFGLDSPVGTMSGGERRRVALAAALVRDLDLVVLDEPTNHLDVEGVRWLAEHLLARRTALVVVTHDRWFLDTVCSRTWEVVGGRVEQYEGGYADWVFARAERARLADAIEEKRRNLARKELAWLRRGAPARTSKPRYRIEAAEALISDVPPPRDSVELMAFAKRRLGRTVLELEDATLSVPDRVLVRDLTWRIGPGDRVGIVGVNGSGKTTLLRALAGEQELDTGHRVQGQTVKLAHLSQELHDLDGSLRVLEAVEQVARRVVLGKQELSASQLAERFGFSSQQQWTPVGDLSGGERRRLQLARLLMAEPNVLLLDEPTNDLDIDTLQQLEDLLDSWPGTLVVISHDRYLVERVCDRVVALFGDGGLTDLPGGIEEYLRRRDRQREAAAAPVAKPAAAPSSAADQRAARKELARLERRLEVLQKKEAELHAKLAEAATDPGRLLALDAELKAVLAEAEDVEAQWLEAAEAAEG, encoded by the coding sequence GTGGCCAACCTGGTCAATCTTGAGAACGTCTCCAAGTCGTTCGGCGTGCGCCCGCTGCTGGACGGCGTGTCCCTCGGTGTCGGCGCGGGCGACCGGATCGGGGTGGTCGGCCTCAACGGTGGCGGCAAGACCACCCTGCTGGAGGTGCTGGCCGGCGTCGCCGAGCCGGACGAGGGGCGCGTCAGCCGCAACCGCGACCTGCGCATGGCCGTGGTGACGCAGCGCACCGAGCTGCCCGAGGGCTCGACCGTGCGCAACGCCGTGCTCGACCCGCTCGGGTACGGCGCCGAGCACGAGTGGGCGGCGGACGCCCGGGTGCGCTCGATCCTCGACGGCCTGGGCATCACCGGCTTCGGCCTGGACTCCCCGGTGGGCACCATGTCCGGTGGCGAGCGGCGCCGGGTCGCGCTGGCCGCGGCGCTGGTGCGCGACCTGGACCTGGTGGTGCTGGACGAGCCGACCAACCACCTGGACGTGGAGGGCGTGCGCTGGCTGGCCGAGCACCTGCTGGCCCGGCGCACCGCGCTGGTCGTGGTGACCCACGACCGGTGGTTCCTGGACACGGTGTGCAGCCGGACGTGGGAGGTCGTCGGCGGTCGGGTCGAGCAGTACGAGGGCGGTTACGCGGACTGGGTGTTCGCCCGCGCCGAGCGCGCCCGGCTGGCCGACGCGATCGAGGAGAAGCGCCGCAACCTGGCCCGCAAGGAGCTGGCGTGGCTGCGCCGCGGCGCGCCCGCCCGCACGTCCAAGCCGCGCTACCGCATCGAGGCGGCCGAGGCGCTGATCTCGGACGTGCCGCCGCCGCGCGACTCGGTGGAGCTGATGGCCTTCGCCAAGCGCCGGCTGGGCCGCACGGTGCTGGAGCTGGAGGACGCGACGCTGTCCGTGCCCGACCGCGTGCTGGTGCGCGACCTGACGTGGCGCATCGGCCCCGGCGACCGGGTGGGCATCGTCGGCGTGAACGGCTCGGGCAAGACCACGCTGCTGCGCGCCCTGGCCGGCGAGCAGGAGCTGGACACCGGGCACCGCGTCCAGGGGCAGACGGTCAAGCTCGCGCACCTGAGCCAGGAGCTGCACGACCTCGACGGCTCGCTGCGCGTGCTGGAGGCGGTCGAGCAGGTCGCCCGGCGGGTGGTGCTGGGCAAGCAGGAGCTGTCCGCGTCGCAGCTCGCCGAGCGGTTCGGGTTCTCGTCCCAGCAGCAGTGGACGCCGGTCGGCGACCTGTCCGGCGGCGAGCGGCGGCGGTTGCAGCTGGCCCGGCTGCTGATGGCCGAGCCGAACGTGCTGCTGCTCGACGAGCCGACCAACGACCTGGACATCGACACCCTCCAGCAGCTGGAGGACCTGCTCGACTCGTGGCCGGGCACGCTGGTCGTCATCTCCCACGACCGGTACCTGGTGGAGCGGGTGTGCGACCGGGTGGTGGCCCTGTTCGGCGACGGCGGGCTGACCGACCTGCCCGGCGGCATCGAGGAGTACCTGCGGCGCCGGGACCGGCAGCGGGAGGCGGCCGCCGCCCCGGTGGCCAAGCCCGCCGCGGCCCCGTCGTCGGCCGCCGACCAGCGCGCCGCCCGCAAGGAGCTGGCCCGGCTGGAGCGGCGGTTGGAGGTGCTGCAGAAGAAGGAGGCCGAGCTGCACGCCAAGCTCGCCGAGGCGGCCACCGACCCCGGTCGGCTGCTGGCGCTGGACGCGGAGCTGAAGGCCGTGCTGGCGGAGGCGGAGGACGTCGAGGCGCAGTGGCTGGAGGCGGCGGAGGCGGCGGAGGGCTGA
- a CDS encoding mechanosensitive ion channel family protein, which translates to MSSTTLAAVDLGQGVSDAWRAVITFVPRLVGFLLILLIGWFVAKALAKVVDKVLERVGFDRVVERGGVKQALARSEYDASDVIARLVYYAVLLITLQVAFGVWGPNPVSALLTGIVAWLPRAAVAVVIVVVAAAIAKAVKELVGSALGGLSYGRVVANAASIFIIGLGVIAALNQIGVATTVTTPVLITVLATLGGIAVIGVGGGLVRPMQQRWERWLSRAETEIPQARAHAEAYRRGREDAHRATTAPNPADAPTQHIPATGRMTGDLPTAGGPARDL; encoded by the coding sequence ATGTCGTCAACGACACTCGCCGCCGTCGACCTCGGCCAGGGCGTCTCGGACGCCTGGCGGGCGGTGATCACCTTCGTGCCCAGGTTGGTCGGCTTCCTGCTGATCCTGCTGATCGGGTGGTTCGTGGCCAAGGCCCTGGCCAAGGTCGTGGACAAGGTGCTGGAGCGCGTCGGGTTCGACCGGGTGGTCGAGCGCGGCGGGGTCAAGCAGGCGCTGGCCCGCTCCGAGTACGACGCCTCCGACGTCATCGCCAGGCTCGTCTACTACGCCGTGCTGCTGATCACGCTGCAGGTCGCGTTCGGCGTGTGGGGCCCGAACCCCGTCTCCGCCCTGCTCACCGGCATCGTGGCCTGGCTGCCGCGCGCCGCCGTGGCCGTCGTGATCGTCGTCGTGGCGGCCGCGATCGCCAAGGCGGTCAAGGAGCTGGTGGGCAGCGCCCTGGGCGGCCTGTCCTACGGCCGGGTCGTGGCCAACGCGGCGTCGATCTTCATCATCGGCCTCGGGGTGATCGCCGCGCTCAACCAGATCGGCGTCGCCACCACCGTGACGACCCCGGTGCTGATCACCGTCCTGGCCACCCTCGGCGGCATCGCCGTGATCGGCGTCGGCGGCGGCCTGGTCCGCCCGATGCAGCAGCGCTGGGAGCGCTGGCTGAGCCGCGCCGAGACCGAGATCCCGCAGGCCAGGGCCCACGCGGAGGCGTACCGGCGCGGCCGCGAGGACGCCCACCGGGCCACCACCGCGCCGAACCCCGCCGACGCCCCGACCCAGCACATCCCGGCGACCGGCCGGATGACGGGCGACCTGCCGACCGCCGGCGGTCCCGCCCGCGACCTCTGA
- a CDS encoding DUF3626 domain-containing protein, producing the protein MTPAERALAHVAARSAGPPLDRALRVTLHFHPERVVPGLVETGAYASQFVTGTGNGGLTAFPGGDRWRWESRMFGGAYDDAPAHERPVYGGLDIRRSPYGASPRFGSSHLRLRPEVLERTTFCYPDSVEEPELFGVADRMSLVEVALADDRDALDDYVEAHVHGRVAVAADVEALVLDPSYRGTPVEAAARRLPCAVEWHPGFRLHVDELRRHPDYRGPRFTALGEEVAVEGWLTPEVIGSRAGDYEAQDLKRVWHLLARFGRVADDGPGGVDR; encoded by the coding sequence GTGACGCCGGCCGAGCGGGCGCTCGCCCACGTGGCGGCGCGGTCGGCGGGCCCGCCCCTCGACCGCGCCCTGCGCGTGACGCTCCACTTCCACCCCGAGCGGGTGGTGCCGGGCCTGGTCGAGACGGGCGCGTACGCGTCCCAGTTCGTCACCGGCACGGGCAACGGCGGGCTGACCGCGTTCCCGGGCGGGGACCGGTGGCGCTGGGAGAGCCGCATGTTCGGCGGCGCCTACGACGACGCGCCGGCGCACGAGCGGCCGGTCTACGGCGGGCTCGACATCCGGCGGAGCCCGTACGGTGCGTCGCCGCGCTTCGGCTCGTCACACCTCCGATTGCGCCCGGAGGTGTTGGAGCGCACCACTTTCTGCTACCCCGACAGCGTCGAGGAGCCGGAGCTGTTCGGGGTGGCCGACCGGATGTCCCTGGTCGAGGTCGCCCTCGCCGACGACCGGGACGCGCTGGACGACTACGTCGAGGCCCACGTCCACGGCCGGGTGGCGGTGGCGGCCGACGTCGAGGCGCTGGTGCTCGACCCGTCCTACCGCGGCACGCCCGTCGAGGCGGCCGCGCGGCGCCTGCCCTGCGCGGTCGAGTGGCACCCGGGCTTCCGCCTGCACGTCGACGAGCTGCGCCGCCACCCCGACTACCGCGGGCCCCGGTTCACCGCGCTGGGGGAGGAGGTCGCGGTGGAGGGGTGGCTCACGCCCGAGGTGATCGGGAGCCGCGCGGGCGACTACGAGGCCCAGGACCTGAAGAGGGTCTGGCACCTGCTCGCCCGGTTCGGGCGCGTGGCGGACGACGGCCCCGGTGGCGTCGACCGGTGA
- a CDS encoding fatty acyl-AMP ligase translates to MSRFVDTMVATAAGALGRARGMTTGEPGDPVRRSWLEVHERATRAAGALVAGGVARGDSIAVLAGDPAAIAPTVQAVWLAGASTTMLHQPTARTDLAEWAEDTLRVLNMIDAKLVLLGAPFDALAGVLEQHGVAYRRLEELDGDPLPAPVEVDEDLPALLQLTSGSTADPKAVRITHGNLWSNATAMRTAAALDPESDVMVSWLPLFHDMGMVGFLTVPMLFGIDLVKVTPADFLARPTLWPDLISRYGGTITAAPNFAYAIVARRTRNVDDGAFDLSRLRIALNGAEPIDPAAVRAFTDEGARFGLRPECVLCAYGMAETALGVAFAPVFTGMAVDVVDPEELEAGKHAVPVDPGHPNARAFPLLGPPLPGLEVQVVDEAGAVLGERRVGRLRVRGEAVTPGYLTVDGPVATRDAEGWLDTGDEGYLVDGQVVVCGRRKDVIIMGGRNIYPTDIERAATSVEGVRAGNAVAVRLDAGTRRERFAVVVESRLAGDDEAVRALSKEVGARVVDAVGLRPFSVVVLKPGSLPKTPSGKLRRAAAASLVPAAG, encoded by the coding sequence ATGAGCCGGTTCGTGGACACGATGGTGGCAACCGCCGCGGGCGCCCTGGGGCGAGCGCGTGGCATGACCACGGGGGAGCCGGGCGACCCGGTCCGCCGGTCGTGGCTGGAGGTGCACGAGCGCGCCACCCGCGCGGCGGGCGCGCTCGTGGCCGGCGGCGTGGCGCGCGGCGACTCGATCGCCGTCCTCGCGGGCGACCCGGCGGCCATCGCGCCGACCGTGCAGGCGGTCTGGCTCGCGGGCGCGAGCACGACCATGCTGCACCAGCCCACCGCCCGCACCGACCTCGCCGAGTGGGCCGAGGACACCCTGCGCGTGCTGAACATGATCGACGCCAAGCTGGTGCTGCTCGGCGCCCCGTTCGACGCGCTGGCGGGCGTGCTGGAGCAGCACGGCGTGGCCTACCGCAGGCTGGAGGAGCTGGACGGCGACCCGCTGCCCGCGCCGGTCGAGGTCGACGAGGACCTGCCCGCCCTGCTCCAGCTCACCAGCGGCTCCACCGCCGACCCGAAGGCCGTCCGCATCACCCACGGCAACCTGTGGTCCAACGCCACCGCCATGCGCACCGCGGCCGCGCTCGACCCGGAGTCCGACGTGATGGTGTCGTGGCTGCCGCTGTTCCACGACATGGGCATGGTCGGCTTCCTGACCGTGCCCATGCTGTTCGGCATCGACCTGGTCAAGGTCACCCCCGCCGACTTCCTGGCCCGCCCGACCCTGTGGCCGGACCTGATCAGCCGCTACGGCGGCACCATCACCGCCGCGCCGAACTTCGCCTACGCCATCGTCGCCCGCCGCACCCGCAACGTCGACGACGGCGCGTTCGACCTGTCCAGGCTCCGCATCGCGCTCAACGGCGCCGAGCCCATCGACCCGGCCGCGGTGCGGGCGTTCACCGACGAGGGCGCGCGGTTCGGCCTGCGCCCGGAGTGCGTGCTGTGCGCCTACGGCATGGCCGAGACCGCGCTGGGCGTGGCCTTCGCACCGGTGTTCACCGGCATGGCCGTGGACGTGGTCGACCCCGAGGAGCTGGAGGCGGGCAAGCACGCCGTGCCGGTCGACCCCGGGCACCCCAACGCGCGGGCGTTCCCGCTGCTCGGCCCGCCGCTGCCGGGCCTGGAGGTGCAGGTCGTGGACGAGGCCGGCGCGGTGCTCGGGGAGCGGCGCGTCGGCCGGCTGCGGGTGCGCGGCGAGGCCGTGACCCCGGGCTACCTCACCGTGGACGGCCCGGTGGCCACCCGGGACGCCGAGGGCTGGCTCGACACCGGCGACGAGGGCTACCTGGTCGACGGGCAGGTCGTGGTCTGCGGGCGCCGCAAGGACGTGATCATCATGGGCGGCCGCAACATCTACCCGACCGACATCGAGCGCGCCGCCACCTCGGTCGAGGGCGTGCGCGCGGGCAACGCGGTGGCGGTGCGGCTGGACGCGGGCACCCGGCGCGAGCGGTTCGCCGTGGTGGTCGAGTCCAGGCTCGCCGGCGACGACGAGGCGGTGCGCGCCCTGTCCAAGGAGGTCGGCGCGCGGGTCGTGGACGCGGTCGGGCTGCGGCCGTTCTCGGTGGTCGTGCTCAAGCCGGGCAGCCTGCCCAAGACCCCGTCGGGCAAGCTGCGCCGCGCCGCCGCGGCGTCCCTGGTGCCCGCCGCCGGGTGA
- a CDS encoding 50S ribosomal protein L25/general stress protein Ctc, with protein sequence MSEVRLAAEQRTEFGKGAARRTRRAGKIPAVLYGHGSDPKHLALPALEFARVVREHGQNAVLTLDIDNASELALTKTVTTHPIKNYIEHVDLLLVQRGEKVTVEVPVLVTGEPASGTLVTQDLTTIQVEAEALHIPEQVELSVEGAEAGTQVHASDLQLPQGVTLAGDAEALVLAVGAAPSAAELEGDTAEQPAQGDVVEATEEG encoded by the coding sequence GTGTCCGAGGTCCGTCTCGCCGCAGAGCAGCGCACCGAGTTCGGCAAGGGCGCCGCCCGCCGCACCCGCCGCGCCGGCAAGATCCCCGCGGTGCTCTACGGCCACGGTTCCGACCCGAAGCACCTGGCCCTGCCGGCGCTCGAGTTCGCCCGTGTCGTCCGTGAGCACGGTCAGAACGCAGTTCTCACGCTGGACATCGACAACGCCAGCGAACTCGCGCTGACCAAGACCGTCACCACGCACCCCATCAAGAACTACATCGAGCACGTCGACCTGCTGCTGGTGCAGCGGGGCGAGAAGGTCACCGTCGAGGTGCCCGTGCTCGTCACCGGCGAGCCCGCCTCGGGCACGCTGGTCACGCAGGACCTGACCACCATCCAGGTGGAGGCCGAGGCCCTGCACATCCCCGAGCAGGTCGAGCTGTCCGTCGAGGGCGCCGAGGCGGGCACCCAGGTGCACGCCTCCGACCTGCAGCTGCCGCAGGGCGTCACCCTGGCCGGCGACGCCGAGGCGCTGGTCCTGGCCGTCGGCGCCGCGCCGAGCGCCGCGGAGCTGGAGGGCGACACCGCCGAGCAGCCCGCCCAGGGCGACGTCGTCGAGGCCACCGAAGAAGGCTGA
- a CDS encoding DivIVA domain-containing protein, which translates to MPFPYLSPAQVRRMRFPHKRGRGYDPAQVDAFALRIADALAGRTPLLPDQVRAVVFNEVPGGYDQRAVDDFLAALEHQLRAGHVPPTTLQTGDALLAVKLPRAAGGYDRGEVDAFLGRAAATLDGRGRMTSGEVRHTRFSTTSGLRRGYRVREVDALLDELEQELRFRGR; encoded by the coding sequence GTGCCGTTCCCGTACCTCAGCCCGGCGCAGGTGCGGCGGATGCGGTTCCCGCACAAGCGGGGCCGCGGCTACGACCCCGCGCAGGTCGACGCGTTCGCCCTGCGCATCGCCGACGCGCTGGCCGGGCGCACCCCGCTGCTGCCCGACCAGGTGCGCGCGGTCGTGTTCAACGAGGTGCCCGGCGGCTACGACCAGCGCGCCGTGGACGACTTCCTGGCGGCCCTGGAGCACCAGCTGCGCGCGGGCCACGTGCCGCCGACGACCCTGCAGACCGGGGACGCCCTGCTGGCGGTGAAGCTGCCCCGGGCGGCGGGGGGCTACGATCGCGGCGAGGTCGACGCGTTCCTCGGCCGGGCCGCCGCCACGCTGGACGGCCGGGGCCGGATGACCTCCGGCGAGGTCCGCCACACCCGGTTCAGCACCACGTCGGGCCTGCGGCGCGGGTACCGGGTGCGCGAGGTCGACGCCCTGTTGGACGAGCTTGAGCAGGAGTTGCGGTTCCGTGGCCGATGA